One Rossellomorea aquimaris DNA window includes the following coding sequences:
- a CDS encoding DUF5698 domain-containing protein — MLDNSFVMVAIILIINVVYVSFFTIRMILTLKGYRYIAAFVSTFEVVIYVVGLGLVLDNLNEIQNLIAYAVGYGLGVIVGMKIEEKLALGYITVNVITKEYDKALPNELRARGYGVTNWEANGLEGNRMALQILTPRKYEMKLYDTIKELDPKAFIIAYEPKAIHGGFWVKTVRNIRKGKLKE; from the coding sequence GTGTTAGACAATAGTTTTGTGATGGTAGCAATTATTTTGATCATCAATGTTGTATACGTATCCTTTTTTACGATCAGAATGATTTTGACGTTGAAGGGTTATCGATATATTGCTGCTTTTGTGAGTACATTTGAGGTAGTAATTTATGTTGTCGGTCTTGGGCTGGTACTGGACAATCTGAATGAGATTCAGAATCTGATCGCATATGCGGTAGGTTATGGTCTCGGTGTGATTGTGGGGATGAAAATCGAGGAGAAACTGGCTCTTGGTTATATTACAGTGAATGTGATCACGAAGGAGTATGATAAGGCCCTTCCGAATGAACTCCGTGCAAGGGGCTACGGGGTGACGAACTGGGAAGCGAATGGACTGGAAGGAAACCGGATGGCCCTGCAGATCCTGACTCCGCGAAAGTATGAGATGAAGCTATATGATACAATTAAAGAGCTTGACCCAAAGGCATTTATCATTGCATATGAACCTAAGGCGATTCATGGCGGGTTCTGGGTGAAGACAGTACGAAATATTCGCAAAGGAAAATTAAAAGAATGA
- a CDS encoding NETI motif-containing protein has protein sequence MSKKKLLFEVQENESITDCLDRMKEMGYMPVRRMEKPVFEEQKDGTKTEYVPIKQTIVFEGKKIQE, from the coding sequence ATGAGTAAAAAGAAACTATTATTTGAAGTGCAGGAAAATGAGTCGATTACAGATTGTTTAGATCGTATGAAGGAAATGGGTTATATGCCGGTAAGACGGATGGAAAAACCTGTGTTTGAAGAACAAAAAGATGGAACCAAGACAGAGTATGTCCCTATTAAACAGACAATTGTCTTTGAGGGAAAGAAGATTCAAGAATAA
- the purE gene encoding 5-(carboxyamino)imidazole ribonucleotide mutase: MISVIMGSTSDWETMKHACEVLEELEIPFEKRVVSAHRTPDYMFEFAEGARDRGVKVIIAGAGGAAHLPGMVAAKTTLPVIGVPVQSKALNGMDSLLSIVQMPGGVPVATVAIGKAGATNAGLLAAQILSIENTELAATLENRRDALREKVLESSDDLE; this comes from the coding sequence ATGATATCAGTAATCATGGGAAGTACATCGGACTGGGAGACAATGAAGCATGCGTGTGAGGTATTGGAAGAGTTAGAGATTCCGTTTGAGAAACGAGTTGTATCGGCTCACAGGACGCCTGATTATATGTTTGAATTTGCTGAAGGTGCCAGAGATCGAGGAGTGAAAGTCATTATTGCAGGTGCAGGCGGTGCCGCTCACTTACCAGGAATGGTGGCAGCGAAGACGACATTACCTGTGATTGGGGTTCCGGTACAATCGAAAGCCCTAAATGGGATGGATTCGTTGCTGTCGATCGTGCAGATGCCAGGGGGCGTTCCGGTTGCGACGGTTGCAATCGGGAAGGCGGGAGCTACAAATGCCGGGCTGTTAGCAGCACAAATCCTTTCCATAGAAAATACAGAGTTGGCCGCTACTTTAGAAAATAGAAGAGATGCGTTACGGGAAAAGGTGTTGGAAAGCAGTGATGACCTTGAATAA
- the purK gene encoding 5-(carboxyamino)imidazole ribonucleotide synthase, whose product MTLNKKTILPGQMIGIIGGGQLGRMMALAAKQNGFRVAVLDPAPQSPCAQVADLVITAGFDQYDALYRLAEECDVITYEFENIDYEALKWLSERAYLPQGAELIRITQDRIMEKEALTFAGVKVAPYAVIKQQQDIYDNIEKLGYPVVLKTSRGGYDGKGQYVIREESGIEEAAALLENGPCVLEKWIPFEKELSVIVTRNPDGQQTNFPVVENIHVDNILHETIAPARVSGEVADKAIEMAKRISETLDLVGTLAIEMFLTEDGDIYINELAPRPHNSGHYSIEACDYSQFAQHIKAVCNWPLVQPTLLKNAVMVNLLGEHIEPIMKAVPKRPDWFIHLYGKDVPKPKRKMGHVTLLTNDIEESLTTINEAGIWKVQEKIGGRLV is encoded by the coding sequence ATGACCTTGAATAAGAAGACGATTTTACCAGGACAGATGATCGGAATCATTGGCGGTGGACAGCTCGGACGAATGATGGCCCTTGCTGCGAAACAAAATGGCTTTAGGGTTGCCGTTTTAGATCCGGCACCACAATCGCCATGTGCCCAAGTTGCAGATCTTGTAATCACGGCCGGCTTCGACCAGTATGATGCCCTTTATAGACTGGCAGAAGAGTGTGACGTGATCACATATGAATTTGAAAACATCGATTATGAAGCGCTTAAGTGGCTGTCGGAGCGGGCCTATTTACCTCAAGGGGCAGAGCTGATACGCATTACACAGGATCGCATCATGGAAAAGGAAGCCCTTACGTTTGCAGGGGTGAAAGTAGCTCCTTATGCTGTGATTAAACAACAACAGGACATCTATGATAATATAGAAAAGCTTGGCTATCCAGTGGTTCTTAAAACATCGAGAGGTGGTTATGACGGGAAAGGGCAGTATGTGATCCGTGAAGAGAGCGGGATAGAAGAAGCCGCTGCTTTATTGGAGAACGGTCCATGTGTGTTAGAGAAATGGATACCTTTTGAAAAAGAGTTATCCGTCATTGTGACACGAAATCCTGATGGGCAGCAAACCAACTTTCCGGTGGTGGAAAATATTCATGTGGATAATATTTTACATGAAACGATTGCCCCGGCAAGGGTGAGTGGAGAAGTAGCAGATAAAGCGATCGAGATGGCGAAGAGAATCAGTGAGACTCTTGATCTAGTCGGAACGCTGGCAATTGAAATGTTCCTGACGGAGGATGGAGACATCTATATCAATGAGCTGGCTCCAAGACCTCATAATTCCGGTCATTATTCGATTGAAGCGTGTGACTACTCGCAATTCGCCCAACATATAAAAGCGGTATGTAACTGGCCGCTTGTTCAACCCACCTTATTAAAGAACGCTGTGATGGTTAACCTATTAGGAGAGCATATCGAGCCTATTATGAAGGCTGTTCCAAAGCGTCCAGACTGGTTTATTCATCTTTACGGAAAGGATGTACCAAAGCCAAAACGTAAGATGGGGCATGTCACTCTTTTAACAAACGATATTGAAGAGAGCCTGACGACTATAAACGAAGCTGGAATTTGGAAGGTGCAAGAAAAGATCGGAGGACGACTGGTATGA
- the purB gene encoding adenylosuccinate lyase: protein MIERYTRPEMGAIWTEENRFQAWLEVEILACEAWAEIGDIPKEDVAKIRENAGFNVDRIKEIEEETRHDVVAFTRAVSETLGEERKWVHYGLTSTDVVDTALSYQLKQANDIILKDLERFVEILKNKAIEHKHTVMMGRTHGVHAEPTTFGLKLALWYEEMKRNVERFKAAADGVEFGKISGAVGTYANIDPFVESYVCEKLGIKPAPVSTQTLQRDRHAHYMGTLALIATSIEKFSVEVRGLQKSETREVEEFFAKGQKGSSAMPHKRNPIGSENMTGMARVIRGYMLTAYENVPLWHERDISHSSAERVILPDATIALNYMLNRFGNIIKNLTVFPENMQRNMDRTLGLIYSQRVLLALIDKGMTREEAYDTVQPKAMEAWEKQVAFRSLIEEDATIASKLSPADIDDCFDYNYHLKHVDTIFERCGLVE, encoded by the coding sequence ATGATAGAACGTTATACACGCCCTGAAATGGGAGCTATTTGGACAGAGGAAAATCGTTTTCAAGCATGGCTTGAAGTAGAAATTTTGGCTTGTGAAGCTTGGGCTGAAATCGGGGACATTCCGAAAGAGGATGTTGCTAAGATTCGTGAGAACGCCGGATTCAATGTAGATCGTATTAAGGAAATCGAAGAAGAAACGCGACACGATGTTGTAGCTTTCACCAGAGCGGTTTCCGAAACCCTCGGAGAAGAAAGAAAATGGGTTCATTACGGCCTGACTTCTACTGACGTAGTGGATACAGCTCTTTCCTATCAATTAAAGCAGGCAAACGACATCATTCTGAAAGACTTAGAGCGATTCGTAGAAATTTTAAAGAACAAAGCAATCGAGCACAAACATACGGTCATGATGGGGCGTACGCATGGTGTTCACGCTGAGCCGACTACGTTCGGTCTGAAGCTTGCCCTTTGGTATGAAGAGATGAAGCGTAACGTGGAGCGATTCAAAGCAGCGGCAGATGGAGTGGAATTCGGGAAGATTTCCGGTGCCGTTGGAACGTATGCCAATATCGATCCATTCGTAGAGTCATATGTGTGTGAAAAGCTGGGAATTAAGCCGGCTCCTGTTTCTACACAAACATTACAGCGTGATCGCCATGCTCATTACATGGGGACACTTGCACTGATTGCGACTTCCATCGAGAAGTTTTCTGTTGAGGTTCGCGGCCTGCAGAAGAGTGAAACCCGTGAAGTGGAAGAGTTCTTCGCAAAAGGTCAAAAAGGATCATCGGCCATGCCTCATAAACGTAACCCGATCGGTTCTGAGAATATGACGGGAATGGCTCGTGTAATTAGAGGATACATGCTGACGGCTTATGAGAACGTGCCTCTATGGCATGAGCGTGATATCTCTCACTCATCAGCAGAGCGTGTAATCCTGCCGGATGCGACGATTGCTCTTAATTACATGTTGAACCGTTTCGGGAATATCATCAAGAACTTAACGGTATTCCCTGAGAATATGCAGCGCAATATGGATCGTACGCTTGGTTTGATCTACTCTCAACGTGTCCTTTTAGCTCTTATCGATAAGGGGATGACGCGTGAAGAAGCGTACGACACGGTTCAGCCGAAAGCGATGGAGGCCTGGGAGAAGCAAGTGGCCTTCCGTTCTCTTATTGAAGAGGATGCAACCATTGCGTCCAAGCTTTCGCCGGCTGATATTGATGACTGCTTCGATTACAACTATCACTTGAAGCATGTAGATACAATCTTTGAACGTTGCGGCTTGGTGGAATAA
- the purC gene encoding phosphoribosylaminoimidazolesuccinocarboxamide synthase, with product MEKGTLLYEGKAKQIFATEDEDIVWIQYKNSATAFNGEKKADIDGKGVLNNKISSLLFSKLAEKGIQSHFIKQLSDYEQLVKRVRIIPLEVVVRNVIAGSLSKRLGKEEGTPLQKPIIEFYYKDDDLGDPLITDDHIDFLKIASQEERAEIREMALGVNEVLQGIFKEAGVTLVDFKLEFGKDRNGSILLGDEISPDTCRLWDAETNQKLDKDVFRRDLGSLTEVYSIILERLGGNKLCTK from the coding sequence ATGGAAAAAGGGACACTTTTATATGAAGGCAAAGCGAAACAAATCTTTGCAACAGAAGATGAGGACATCGTTTGGATTCAGTATAAAAATTCTGCCACTGCTTTTAACGGGGAGAAAAAAGCGGACATTGACGGCAAAGGGGTTTTAAATAATAAGATTTCGAGCTTGCTATTTTCAAAGCTTGCTGAAAAAGGAATACAGAGTCACTTTATTAAACAGTTATCGGATTATGAGCAGCTGGTCAAACGTGTACGTATCATCCCGCTTGAAGTCGTGGTTCGCAATGTGATTGCGGGTAGCCTTTCAAAGCGACTCGGAAAAGAAGAGGGTACGCCACTTCAAAAGCCGATCATCGAATTTTACTATAAGGATGATGATCTGGGTGATCCTCTCATCACGGATGATCACATTGATTTCCTGAAGATTGCGTCACAGGAAGAACGAGCTGAGATAAGGGAAATGGCTCTTGGTGTGAATGAGGTCCTTCAAGGGATATTCAAAGAAGCGGGAGTCACGCTTGTCGATTTCAAATTAGAGTTTGGGAAAGATCGTAACGGTTCAATTTTATTAGGGGATGAAATTTCGCCTGACACATGCCGATTATGGGATGCAGAGACCAATCAAAAGCTGGACAAAGATGTTTTCAGAAGAGATTTAGGCAGTTTAACAGAAGTATATTCAATTATTTTAGAACGCTTAGGAGGAAACAAGCTATGTACAAAGTGA
- the purS gene encoding phosphoribosylformylglycinamidine synthase subunit PurS, whose translation MYKVKVYITLRESVLDPQGSAVKQALHSMEFKSVEDVRVGKYMELTLPSSVENVEAAVEEMCHRLLANPVIEDYRYEIEESVAQ comes from the coding sequence ATGTACAAAGTGAAAGTTTATATCACATTAAGAGAAAGTGTATTGGACCCTCAAGGAAGTGCTGTTAAACAAGCGTTACATTCAATGGAATTCAAGTCTGTTGAAGATGTGCGCGTCGGGAAGTATATGGAGCTTACTCTCCCATCTTCTGTGGAAAACGTGGAAGCGGCGGTTGAAGAAATGTGTCATCGACTACTTGCAAACCCTGTCATCGAGGATTACCGATATGAGATTGAGGAGAGTGTGGCTCAATGA
- the purQ gene encoding phosphoribosylformylglycinamidine synthase subunit PurQ yields the protein MKFAVIVFPGSNCDIDMYHAIKDEIGEEVEYVWHDADTLENYDAILLPGGFSYGDYLRSGAIARFSNVMKEVVKAAEQGKPVLGVCNGFQILLETGLLPGAMRRNDSLKFICKTVPLTVENNETMFTNGYVKNEVIQIPIAHGEGNYFCDEETMSNLKENNQIVFTYSDENPNGSVENIAGITNVAGNVLGMMPHPERAMDTLLGSEDGKKLFQSIVKHWREKYVVNA from the coding sequence ATGAAGTTTGCAGTAATTGTATTTCCAGGCTCTAACTGTGACATCGATATGTACCATGCTATTAAAGACGAAATCGGCGAAGAAGTTGAATACGTTTGGCACGATGCTGATACTCTGGAAAACTATGATGCGATTCTATTACCTGGAGGATTCTCTTACGGGGATTACCTTCGTTCAGGAGCGATTGCCCGCTTCTCAAACGTCATGAAAGAAGTCGTGAAAGCGGCAGAACAAGGAAAACCGGTTTTAGGCGTATGTAATGGATTTCAGATTTTACTAGAAACAGGTTTACTTCCGGGAGCTATGCGTAGAAATGATAGTTTGAAGTTCATTTGTAAAACCGTTCCGTTAACCGTCGAGAACAATGAAACGATGTTTACGAATGGTTATGTAAAGAATGAAGTAATCCAAATTCCGATAGCTCATGGAGAAGGGAATTACTTCTGTGATGAAGAGACGATGAGCAATCTTAAGGAAAACAACCAAATTGTTTTCACATATAGTGATGAAAATCCAAACGGTAGTGTGGAGAACATTGCGGGGATTACAAATGTGGCAGGAAATGTCCTCGGTATGATGCCTCACCCGGAACGGGCCATGGATACTTTATTAGGTAGTGAAGACGGGAAGAAATTATTTCAATCGATTGTGAAACACTGGAGGGAAAAATATGTCGTTAATGCTTGA
- the purL gene encoding phosphoribosylformylglycinamidine synthase subunit PurL, which produces MSLMLEPTSTKVKEEQLYREMGLTDEEFSMVENILGRTPNYTETGLFSVMWSEHCSYKNSKPVLMKFPTTGERVLQGPGEGAGIVDIGDDQAVVFKIESHNHPSAIEPFQGAATGVGGIIRDVFSMGARPVALLNSLRFGELDSPRVQYLFKEVVAGIAGYGNCIGIPTVGGEVQFDASYEGNPLVNAMCVGLIDHKDIKKGQAHGVGNTVMYVGAKTGRDGIHGATFASEELNEGSEEKRPAVQVGDPFMEKLLLEACLELVQNDALVGIQDMGAAGLTSSSAEMASKAGSGIEMNLDLVPQRERGMTAYEMMLSESQERMLIVVEKGREQEIVDLFSKYDLEAVSIGKVTDDKRLRLLHKGEVVADVPVDALAEEAPVYNKPSQEAAYYKEFQAMETGAPKVEDNKETLKALLQQPTIASKEWVYDQYDHQVRTSTVVSPGSDAAVVRVRGTRKALAMTTDCNSRYLYLDPEVGGKIAVAEAARNIVCSGAIPLAITDCLNFGNPEKPEIFWQIEKSVDGMSEACRELSTPVIGGNVSLYNESMGTAVYPTPVVGMVGLIEDVDHITTQSFKEAGDYIFVIGETHEEFGGSELQKLTEGRIFGKAPKIDLKTELRRQMQLLEAIQKGLVASAHDIAEGGFAVALAESTFGTKGLGANVQVSGENIVADLFSETQSRFIVSVKPENKDDFEKLVPDAKVVGNVADHGEINVSSENGDVILQASVEELESAWKGAIPCLLKSRV; this is translated from the coding sequence ATGTCGTTAATGCTTGAACCAACTTCAACAAAAGTGAAAGAAGAACAGCTTTATCGTGAGATGGGTTTAACAGACGAAGAATTTTCAATGGTGGAAAACATCCTGGGAAGAACACCGAACTACACAGAAACCGGTCTTTTCTCTGTTATGTGGTCAGAGCATTGCAGCTATAAAAATTCTAAGCCTGTATTGATGAAGTTTCCAACGACAGGTGAACGGGTTCTTCAAGGACCTGGAGAAGGAGCTGGAATTGTTGATATTGGCGATGATCAAGCAGTGGTGTTCAAAATCGAGAGTCATAATCATCCGTCAGCCATCGAGCCTTTCCAAGGAGCGGCAACGGGTGTCGGGGGTATTATACGAGACGTATTCTCGATGGGGGCAAGACCTGTCGCACTCCTCAACTCTTTACGCTTTGGAGAGCTGGATTCTCCTCGTGTTCAGTATCTATTTAAAGAAGTCGTAGCGGGTATTGCCGGGTACGGGAACTGTATCGGAATCCCGACGGTCGGCGGGGAAGTTCAATTCGATGCCTCTTACGAAGGAAATCCCCTTGTAAATGCTATGTGTGTCGGTTTGATCGACCATAAAGATATTAAAAAAGGTCAGGCCCACGGTGTCGGTAATACTGTCATGTATGTAGGGGCGAAAACAGGGCGTGATGGCATTCACGGAGCTACATTCGCATCCGAGGAATTAAATGAAGGATCAGAAGAGAAGCGTCCAGCGGTTCAAGTGGGAGATCCATTCATGGAAAAATTACTTCTTGAAGCGTGTTTGGAACTCGTTCAGAACGATGCCCTTGTTGGGATACAAGATATGGGAGCGGCTGGTCTTACAAGTTCATCGGCTGAAATGGCAAGTAAAGCAGGATCCGGTATCGAAATGAACCTTGATCTTGTCCCGCAGCGCGAAAGAGGAATGACGGCTTATGAAATGATGCTCTCAGAATCACAGGAGCGTATGCTGATCGTCGTCGAAAAAGGCCGTGAACAAGAAATCGTTGATCTTTTTTCAAAATATGACTTAGAGGCAGTTTCGATTGGAAAAGTAACGGATGATAAACGTCTTCGCCTTCTTCATAAAGGAGAAGTCGTGGCAGATGTGCCGGTTGATGCACTTGCTGAGGAAGCTCCTGTTTATAACAAGCCTTCTCAAGAAGCAGCTTACTATAAAGAGTTTCAAGCAATGGAAACCGGGGCTCCAAAAGTAGAGGATAATAAAGAAACTCTCAAGGCGCTCTTGCAGCAGCCGACGATCGCTAGTAAAGAATGGGTATACGATCAATATGATCATCAAGTAAGAACAAGTACGGTTGTAAGCCCGGGTTCTGATGCAGCGGTCGTACGGGTACGCGGTACAAGAAAGGCCCTTGCCATGACAACGGATTGTAATTCCCGTTACCTTTACTTGGATCCAGAGGTCGGAGGAAAGATTGCAGTAGCAGAAGCAGCACGTAATATCGTTTGTTCAGGAGCGATTCCACTCGCGATTACGGACTGTTTAAACTTCGGAAATCCAGAGAAACCGGAAATCTTCTGGCAGATCGAGAAGTCTGTGGACGGGATGAGTGAAGCTTGTCGTGAGCTGTCCACTCCAGTCATCGGTGGGAATGTTTCCTTATACAACGAATCAATGGGTACAGCAGTGTATCCAACTCCGGTAGTTGGAATGGTTGGATTGATTGAAGACGTCGATCATATTACTACACAAAGCTTTAAGGAAGCTGGAGATTATATCTTTGTCATTGGTGAAACACATGAAGAATTTGGCGGAAGTGAGCTTCAAAAGCTGACTGAAGGAAGAATCTTCGGTAAGGCACCGAAAATTGACTTGAAAACAGAGCTGCGCCGTCAAATGCAGCTTTTAGAAGCGATCCAAAAAGGTCTTGTGGCATCGGCGCATGATATCGCTGAAGGTGGTTTCGCCGTCGCTCTTGCAGAATCCACGTTTGGAACAAAAGGATTGGGAGCAAATGTTCAGGTTTCTGGAGAAAACATTGTGGCAGATCTGTTCAGTGAAACTCAATCCCGTTTCATCGTTTCAGTCAAACCTGAAAACAAAGACGATTTTGAGAAACTTGTTCCAGATGCGAAAGTAGTAGGAAACGTAGCAGATCATGGAGAAATCAATGTGTCATCAGAAAATGGAGACGTCATTTTACAAGCATCCGTTGAGGAATTAGAGTCAGCTTGGAAAGGAGCGATCCCATGCCTGCTGAAATCAAGGGTTTAA
- the purF gene encoding amidophosphoribosyltransferase has product MPAEIKGLNEECGVFGVWGHPNAAQITYYGLHSLQHRGQEGTGIVVSDGETLRCLKGEGLVTEVFQEGTIEKLEGNAAIGHVRYATAGGGGYENVQPLLFNSQNGGLALAHNGNLVNANALKHQLEGQGSIFQTSSDTEVLAHLIKRSGYFQLKDRVKNALTMLKGAYAFLVMTETEMMVALDPHGLRPLSLGKLGDAYCVASETCAFDIVGAEFLRDIEPGELVIINDEGMTSERFSFSGGNAMCTMEYVYFSRPDSNIQGINVHSARKRMGMELAKEAPIEADVVTGVPDSSISSAIGYAEASGIPYELGLIKNRYVGRTFIQPSQSLREQGVKMKLSPVRGVVEGKRVVMVDDSIVRGTTSRRIVSMLKEAGAKEVHVCISSPPIKNPCFYGIDTSTHEELIASSNSVEEMRQIIGADSLTFLSTDGVLKAIDRNDSSENRGQCLACFTGKYPTEIYPDTLHPHEKELVK; this is encoded by the coding sequence ATGCCTGCTGAAATCAAGGGTTTAAACGAAGAGTGTGGAGTATTTGGTGTTTGGGGACACCCCAATGCTGCACAAATTACGTATTACGGACTTCATAGTTTACAACATAGAGGGCAGGAAGGCACTGGAATTGTCGTTTCGGATGGTGAGACGTTACGTTGCTTAAAAGGGGAAGGTCTCGTAACGGAAGTGTTTCAAGAAGGAACCATCGAGAAGCTTGAAGGGAATGCAGCCATTGGTCATGTCCGTTATGCTACTGCGGGAGGTGGAGGCTACGAAAATGTTCAGCCCCTCCTATTCAACTCGCAGAATGGCGGACTGGCTCTTGCTCACAACGGGAATCTCGTCAATGCGAACGCCTTAAAGCACCAGCTTGAAGGGCAGGGGAGTATTTTTCAAACAAGTTCTGATACAGAAGTGCTGGCCCATTTGATCAAAAGAAGCGGCTATTTTCAATTGAAAGACCGCGTTAAAAATGCGCTGACCATGTTAAAAGGGGCATATGCATTTCTAGTCATGACAGAAACGGAGATGATGGTGGCACTTGATCCACACGGTCTTCGTCCACTATCACTTGGTAAGCTTGGGGATGCTTACTGTGTTGCGTCTGAAACATGTGCCTTTGATATCGTAGGAGCTGAATTTTTACGTGATATCGAGCCGGGGGAGCTTGTGATCATCAATGATGAGGGAATGACCTCAGAACGGTTTAGTTTTTCAGGTGGAAATGCGATGTGTACGATGGAATACGTATACTTCTCAAGACCAGACAGCAACATTCAAGGAATCAACGTTCATTCCGCCAGAAAAAGAATGGGAATGGAACTTGCGAAAGAAGCTCCGATTGAAGCGGACGTTGTAACGGGTGTACCTGATTCCAGTATTTCAAGTGCGATCGGCTATGCAGAAGCATCAGGAATTCCGTACGAATTGGGTCTTATTAAGAACCGTTATGTAGGACGCACGTTTATTCAGCCATCTCAATCTCTTCGTGAGCAGGGTGTGAAGATGAAGCTTTCACCTGTCAGAGGAGTGGTAGAAGGGAAACGCGTGGTAATGGTAGACGATTCGATCGTTCGCGGAACAACAAGCAGACGAATCGTCAGCATGTTGAAAGAAGCCGGGGCCAAGGAAGTGCATGTGTGCATCAGTTCGCCGCCCATCAAGAATCCTTGCTTCTACGGCATTGATACATCGACTCATGAAGAGCTGATCGCTTCTTCCAATTCAGTGGAGGAAATGCGTCAGATCATCGGAGCCGACTCGCTGACCTTCTTGAGTACAGATGGGGTGTTAAAAGCGATCGATCGAAATGATTCGTCAGAGAATCGCGGTCAATGCTTGGCTTGCTTTACAGGGAAGTATCCAACCGAAATCTACCCGGATACACTTCATCCACATGAAAAAGAGTTAGTGAAATAG
- the purM gene encoding phosphoribosylformylglycinamidine cyclo-ligase, with the protein MANAYRQAGVDIEAGYESVDRIKKHVKRTAREGVLGQLGSFGGMFDLSSLNLKEPVLVSGTDGVGTKLKLAFMADKHDTIGIDCVAMCVNDIVVQGAEPLYFLDYIATGKALPEKIEGIVKGIADGCEMAGCALIGGETAEMPGMYSEEEYDIAGFAVGACEKKEIITGEKISEGNVLVGLGSSGIHSNGYSLVRKVFFEDQSFSLEESLPEVGTTLKEALLTPTKIYVKPVLAALKQFSIKGMSHITGGGFIENIPRMLPDHLQADITEGSWDIPSIFTALEHYGEIPRSEMYNIFNMGIGFVLAVEEKEAEDILQFFNEQGEEAFIIGRVTTGNGVRFVR; encoded by the coding sequence ATGGCAAATGCGTATCGTCAAGCAGGAGTAGATATTGAAGCGGGATACGAGTCAGTCGACCGCATCAAAAAGCATGTGAAAAGAACCGCTCGAGAAGGGGTCCTTGGTCAATTAGGCAGTTTTGGCGGAATGTTTGATTTATCTTCTTTGAATTTAAAAGAGCCTGTTCTTGTATCAGGTACAGACGGAGTCGGAACGAAGCTGAAACTTGCGTTCATGGCAGATAAGCACGATACGATCGGGATCGATTGTGTGGCCATGTGTGTGAATGACATTGTCGTTCAAGGAGCGGAACCACTGTATTTCTTAGATTATATAGCGACTGGAAAAGCACTTCCAGAGAAGATAGAAGGTATTGTAAAAGGTATTGCGGACGGATGTGAAATGGCGGGCTGCGCTTTGATCGGAGGCGAAACCGCTGAAATGCCGGGTATGTATTCCGAGGAAGAATATGATATCGCCGGCTTTGCAGTAGGGGCTTGTGAAAAAAAAGAGATCATCACAGGCGAAAAAATTTCTGAAGGAAATGTGTTAGTCGGACTGGGTTCCAGTGGTATACACAGTAATGGGTACTCTTTAGTACGAAAAGTATTCTTCGAAGATCAGTCGTTCTCTTTGGAAGAATCATTACCGGAAGTCGGGACCACACTAAAAGAAGCATTACTTACACCAACCAAGATTTACGTGAAACCAGTATTAGCGGCACTGAAACAATTCTCCATCAAGGGTATGTCCCATATTACAGGCGGTGGCTTCATTGAAAATATCCCCCGTATGCTGCCGGATCATTTGCAAGCGGACATTACAGAAGGCAGCTGGGATATTCCAAGCATTTTCACGGCCCTTGAGCACTATGGAGAAATTCCCCGCAGCGAAATGTACAACATTTTCAACATGGGAATTGGATTTGTGTTAGCGGTTGAAGAAAAGGAAGCAGAAGACATTCTTCAATTTTTCAACGAACAGGGAGAAGAAGCCTTTATCATCGGACGTGTGACCACTGGAAATGGAGTACGTTTCGTTCGTTGA